Proteins encoded in a region of the Clostridium beijerinckii genome:
- a CDS encoding methyl-accepting chemotaxis protein yields the protein MGFSKIKLSTKLIIAFSLMIILIMGVSSLAILRLSQINGTVDQLIDVENEKVSAAYNMRGSLNKIAISIRNISISNDMDYMNEQKKILDKNKIIYYENEDKLGSLVYTEKGKKIFKEIKKNSESAFSAFDEAVNLGMRTGVSTEELQNIITNIEKPQGELLLSIENMIEAQNNLMKSQGELSKEITDSSKQQMVILLVVSIIIGILFMYLIRKSVINQVKEVMKGAGKLADGNFDIQMKVVAKDEIGNTVTALNGAVEKLNESMLFIKDKSKSILESSELTNKMFSEVSSKVDEISAATEEISAGMEESSAAVEEVTSMAATVKEEVNVTAKKAQDGLNVALNIQEKAVSINNDSIKSRENAERIYRETKIGLEKALKEVEVVNEISEMAKSIDAIAAQTNLLALNAAIESARAGEAGKGFAVVAEEVRKLAEQSSLTVSEIQNKISAVLASVGKLSGSSQDILVFIEKEVLKDYDKLITISAEYKKDGDTFKEIIGNFAEVSESVSESVDQISKSMEDVAISVSEVAKSSANIVSNVIDVSNKNESILAASNNNAESALKLEEIIDQFKLK from the coding sequence ATGGGGTTTAGTAAAATTAAGTTATCAACCAAACTAATTATAGCATTTTCATTAATGATTATTCTAATTATGGGAGTATCCTCACTAGCTATACTTAGATTAAGCCAAATTAATGGAACTGTTGATCAATTAATTGACGTAGAAAATGAGAAAGTATCAGCTGCATATAATATGAGAGGGAGCCTTAACAAAATTGCAATTAGTATAAGAAATATATCAATTAGCAATGATATGGATTATATGAATGAGCAAAAAAAAATACTAGATAAGAATAAAATTATTTATTATGAAAACGAAGATAAACTTGGTAGCTTAGTTTATACTGAAAAAGGCAAAAAAATATTTAAGGAAATAAAGAAAAATTCTGAATCAGCATTTTCAGCATTTGATGAAGCTGTTAATTTAGGAATGAGAACTGGAGTATCAACCGAAGAACTTCAAAATATTATTACTAATATAGAGAAACCACAAGGTGAATTACTTTTAAGCATAGAAAATATGATAGAGGCTCAAAATAATTTAATGAAATCACAAGGAGAACTTTCTAAAGAGATAACAGATAGTTCTAAACAGCAAATGGTTATACTATTAGTAGTAAGTATTATTATAGGAATTTTATTTATGTACTTAATTAGAAAAAGTGTTATAAATCAAGTAAAAGAAGTTATGAAAGGTGCAGGAAAACTAGCAGATGGTAACTTTGATATACAAATGAAAGTAGTTGCTAAAGATGAAATAGGGAATACTGTAACTGCATTAAATGGTGCAGTTGAAAAACTGAACGAAAGTATGTTGTTTATTAAAGATAAAAGTAAAAGTATCCTTGAGAGTAGCGAATTAACAAATAAAATGTTTTCAGAGGTAAGTTCTAAAGTAGATGAAATATCAGCGGCGACAGAAGAAATATCAGCAGGAATGGAAGAATCATCAGCAGCAGTTGAAGAAGTTACATCTATGGCTGCTACAGTGAAAGAGGAAGTCAATGTAACAGCTAAAAAAGCACAAGATGGATTAAATGTTGCATTGAATATACAAGAAAAAGCAGTTTCAATCAATAATGATTCTATTAAATCAAGGGAAAATGCAGAGAGAATATATAGGGAAACAAAAATTGGATTAGAAAAAGCATTGAAGGAAGTTGAAGTTGTAAACGAGATATCAGAAATGGCAAAAAGTATAGATGCGATAGCAGCGCAAACTAATTTACTTGCGCTAAATGCAGCAATAGAGTCCGCTAGAGCAGGGGAAGCTGGTAAAGGATTTGCTGTTGTAGCAGAAGAAGTTAGAAAACTTGCGGAACAATCATCGCTAACAGTTTCTGAAATTCAGAATAAAATAAGTGCTGTATTAGCTTCAGTTGGAAAACTTTCAGGTTCATCACAAGATATCTTAGTATTTATAGAAAAAGAGGTTCTTAAAGATTATGATAAACTAATTACTATAAGTGCTGAGTATAAAAAGGATGGAGATACTTTTAAAGAGATTATAGGTAACTTTGCAGAAGTTTCTGAAAGTGTTTCTGAGTCTGTGGATCAAATTTCAAAAAGTATGGAAGATGTTGCAATTTCAGTATCAGAAGTAGCTAAATCATCTGCTAATATTGTTTCAAATGTTATTGATGTAAGCAACAAAAATGAATCTATATTAGCTGCATCTAACAATAATGCAGAAAGTGCTTTAAAGTTAGAAGAAATTATTGATCAATTTAAATTAAAATAA
- a CDS encoding CAP domain-containing protein, with protein sequence MRKNGLRRIVTTVIAATTIGSFSSLGVSAATINSNVNDYNNVNINNLLNTNLLMNTSNGNNVGNTDAVSKSGTNVTSVSVQGLPNLPTNYSISIQNSAEDKILQLMNEKRTEAGLQPLTIDNTLVQVARYKSDNMIQNNFFNHTNPDGTKWTNWLHTIGYTYTTSGENIAYNTSDPVELFNQWWNSPGHRANMMNEKYTKVGIGVIYGNNKYMGTQEFSN encoded by the coding sequence ATGAGAAAGAATGGTTTAAGAAGAATAGTAACTACAGTTATTGCAGCTACAACAATAGGGAGTTTCTCATCATTAGGAGTATCTGCAGCAACAATTAATTCAAATGTTAACGATTATAATAATGTAAATATAAATAATCTTTTAAATACAAATTTACTTATGAATACTTCTAATGGAAATAACGTTGGTAATACAGATGCAGTTTCAAAAAGCGGCACAAATGTAACATCAGTAAGTGTACAGGGGCTACCTAACCTGCCGACAAATTATTCAATCAGCATACAAAATTCTGCTGAAGATAAGATTCTTCAATTAATGAATGAAAAAAGAACAGAAGCAGGTCTTCAGCCATTAACTATAGATAATACATTAGTACAAGTTGCACGATATAAGAGTGATAACATGATTCAAAATAATTTCTTTAATCATACAAATCCAGACGGAACAAAGTGGACAAACTGGTTACACACAATAGGATATACTTATACTACATCAGGAGAAAATATCGCATATAACACTTCTGACCCAGTTGAATTATTTAATCAATGGTGGAACTCACCAGGTCATAGAGCAAATATGATGAATGAAAAATATACTAAGGTTGGTATAGGTGTAATCTACGGAAATAACAAATACATGGGAACACAAGAATTCTCAAACTAA
- a CDS encoding nucleoside triphosphate pyrophosphohydrolase has product MKVYNKLVRDKIPEIIKADGRECDIEIATKERKYELLEAKLKEEVNEFLEDKNLEELADVMEVLFGLADSLGFSEEELIKARDKKREERGGFKEGIVLKSTK; this is encoded by the coding sequence ATGAAAGTATACAATAAATTAGTAAGAGATAAAATCCCAGAAATAATAAAAGCTGATGGAAGAGAATGTGATATAGAAATCGCAACTAAAGAAAGAAAGTATGAGCTTTTAGAAGCAAAGCTAAAAGAAGAAGTTAATGAATTTTTAGAAGATAAGAATTTAGAAGAATTAGCTGATGTAATGGAAGTTTTGTTTGGACTTGCTGACAGCTTAGGCTTTAGTGAAGAAGAACTTATAAAAGCTAGAGACAAGAAAAGAGAAGAACGTGGAGGATTTAAGGAAGGGATTGTCCTTAAAAGTACAAAATAA
- a CDS encoding plasmid pRiA4b ORF-3 family protein encodes MFIECTKKLQDEIGITVEKPYEDKELFSWSANLINTKRRNAVVLVNNSSRFGFVLFGLKAKDFKRLDELILQGVRRCFQSEKIKEEIIEQYLSDAGTICFSKTNGSRYVSRLNKACEVVGYFEELLDLENIYQPKITRKLNADIIKIDKYNYKQPYELLLKDLKENYRENIVKCEGVKLVVKLDLGSYCAERKIIIPIDINFKELHEILQISFGWKNYHLYEFNVINEEGENVLNVVSEHEDAFYPNGECTVAIDSDTFIKDYMKKEYKIIYNYDFGDNWEHEIKVDSIIPDYDKNYPICIAGMENAPPEDVGGIPGYEKFLEIMSNPNHSEYEEMKRWSDINWNKNFCMDLVNKRLKYALRN; translated from the coding sequence ATGTTTATAGAATGCACAAAAAAATTACAAGATGAAATTGGGATAACTGTTGAAAAGCCTTATGAAGATAAGGAGTTGTTTTCGTGGAGCGCTAATTTGATTAACACCAAGAGAAGAAATGCAGTTGTATTAGTAAACAACAGCAGTAGATTTGGATTTGTTCTCTTTGGACTTAAAGCAAAGGATTTTAAGAGGTTAGATGAACTTATTTTACAAGGTGTTAGAAGATGTTTTCAGAGTGAAAAAATAAAAGAAGAGATTATAGAGCAGTACCTGAGTGATGCTGGTACAATATGTTTTTCTAAAACAAATGGTTCAAGGTATGTTTCAAGACTAAATAAAGCATGCGAAGTTGTAGGGTATTTTGAAGAATTATTAGATTTAGAAAATATTTATCAGCCCAAAATCACAAGAAAATTGAATGCTGATATTATAAAGATAGACAAATATAACTATAAGCAACCCTACGAGCTATTACTAAAAGACCTAAAGGAAAATTACAGAGAAAATATAGTTAAATGTGAAGGTGTTAAGTTAGTGGTTAAGTTAGATTTAGGATCTTACTGTGCTGAAAGAAAGATAATTATCCCAATAGATATTAATTTTAAAGAACTCCATGAAATTCTTCAAATTTCGTTTGGATGGAAAAATTATCACTTGTATGAATTTAACGTTATTAATGAAGAAGGCGAAAATGTACTAAATGTGGTTAGTGAACATGAAGATGCTTTTTATCCAAATGGTGAATGTACGGTAGCAATAGACTCAGATACTTTTATTAAAGATTATATGAAAAAGGAATATAAAATAATATATAATTATGATTTTGGAGATAATTGGGAACATGAAATTAAAGTTGATTCTATAATACCTGACTATGATAAAAATTATCCAATTTGTATAGCGGGAATGGAAAATGCACCACCAGAGGATGTAGGTGGTATACCAGGTTATGAAAAATTTCTTGAAATTATGTCAAATCCTAATCATTCAGAATATGAAGAAATGAAGCGCTGGTCAGATATTAACTGGAATAAAAATTTTTGCATGGATCTTGTAAATAAAAGGTTGAAATATGCTTTACGTAATTAA
- a CDS encoding TetR/AcrR family transcriptional regulator — MVNQDDPRVLRTRQLIREAFSDLLQKKGFDSITVKDIAQKASINRATFYAHYEDKYDLLEEITEQAFHKMYPEEVMNANEFTDEICSQLIILTYNYIVTFYKTCGWDSKSIGTIVDEKIKKMLQETIGNIFLKDKTFRIEDNINTKIISAMTCSAIYGAAYSWFRDGKNNQIDVLLAIVRPYIMNSFNIYRNIDE; from the coding sequence ATGGTAAATCAGGATGACCCAAGAGTTTTACGCACACGACAATTAATAAGGGAAGCTTTTAGTGATTTGTTACAAAAGAAAGGATTTGATTCTATTACTGTAAAAGATATTGCACAAAAAGCTTCAATTAACCGAGCTACTTTTTATGCCCATTATGAAGATAAATATGATTTGTTAGAAGAAATCACAGAACAGGCTTTTCATAAGATGTATCCTGAAGAGGTTATGAATGCTAATGAGTTTACGGATGAAATATGTAGTCAGTTAATAATACTTACGTACAATTACATAGTGACTTTTTATAAAACATGTGGGTGGGATTCTAAATCTATTGGTACTATTGTTGATGAAAAGATAAAAAAGATGCTGCAAGAAACCATAGGAAACATATTTTTGAAAGACAAGACTTTCAGAATTGAAGATAACATTAATACAAAGATTATTTCAGCTATGACATGCTCAGCTATTTATGGAGCTGCATATTCTTGGTTTAGGGATGGGAAAAATAATCAAATTGATGTGCTTCTAGCTATTGTGCGTCCATACATAATGAACAGTTTTAATATATATCGCAACATAGATGAATAA
- a CDS encoding ketopantoate reductase family protein, with the protein MIILNIKQKRILIFGAGVVGSIYALRFAQSGLDITLLARGERLKSLKKDGLRYNDNGVIKQISIKTIEKLEDNDIYDFIFVPVRYDQAESALSVIKNNHSKTIITLTNTIGYDRWLEIVGERLLPGFPGAGGDMKDGILYAQFGSEKHQGTIFGEINGQITERVKDLAQIFEVSNLHYEIQENIKAFHISHTANAIVIKHFYTNAGMMDVEAAKSKDTLLKIAKELKQNIHLVAKAGIPVIPKETKLMGKLSEDDIIAMYRKMLSNDFTIDVLLGNHAINAKTEILLLDDLFHKKVH; encoded by the coding sequence ATGATAATATTGAACATAAAACAAAAAAGAATTTTAATATTTGGAGCCGGTGTAGTCGGCAGTATATATGCACTTAGATTTGCACAATCAGGACTTGACATCACACTATTAGCTCGAGGAGAAAGGCTTAAATCACTTAAAAAGGATGGATTAAGATATAACGATAATGGAGTTATAAAGCAAATATCTATCAAGACTATCGAGAAGTTAGAAGATAATGATATCTATGATTTTATCTTTGTTCCAGTTCGTTATGATCAGGCAGAATCTGCGCTATCAGTAATTAAAAATAATCATAGTAAAACTATTATCACATTAACTAACACAATAGGATATGACCGTTGGCTTGAAATTGTCGGTGAGCGATTGCTCCCAGGATTTCCAGGCGCAGGTGGAGATATGAAAGACGGTATTTTATACGCCCAATTTGGTTCTGAAAAGCATCAAGGAACCATTTTCGGTGAAATAAATGGACAAATTACTGAAAGAGTTAAAGATCTTGCTCAAATATTTGAAGTATCAAATTTACATTATGAAATACAAGAAAATATCAAAGCATTCCATATTTCTCATACTGCCAATGCTATAGTTATCAAACATTTTTATACAAATGCTGGTATGATGGATGTAGAGGCAGCAAAAAGTAAAGACACTTTACTTAAGATTGCCAAGGAATTGAAACAAAATATACATCTGGTTGCTAAAGCTGGAATTCCAGTAATCCCAAAGGAAACAAAGTTAATGGGCAAATTATCCGAAGATGATATCATCGCCATGTATCGCAAAATGCTTAGTAATGATTTTACGATTGATGTTTTGCTTGGAAACCATGCTATAAACGCAAAAACAGAAATATTACTTTTGGATGATCTTTTTCACAAAAAAGTTCATTAA